From Enterococcus wangshanyuanii, the proteins below share one genomic window:
- a CDS encoding Cof-type HAD-IIB family hydrolase encodes MIKAIFFDIDGTLVTKHGKALESTKQGIALAQKQGIICGIATGRGPIHLSQQIDALNLDVFVTYNGQLVYNEEKTIRSAHFPDETLKRIVSFSDRYHRQIMFGSRKSMEGSSLMRFGQNKWAKKISRFIPKRLPMTLTKNLISRLSIHRKDQRYAELNILKEPIYQCVLLSPPKELDMLKEQLPDCHLTRSNPYTVDIIPAGGSKLIGIQQCAASLGIQMDEIMAFGDSWNDLEMLSGVGVGVAMGNAENAVKQAADFVTRSNEEDGIYQALLHYGVISDNNF; translated from the coding sequence ATGATAAAAGCCATTTTTTTTGATATTGACGGAACATTAGTGACCAAACATGGCAAAGCATTAGAATCGACTAAACAGGGAATCGCCTTAGCTCAAAAGCAGGGAATCATTTGCGGAATAGCAACAGGAAGAGGACCGATCCATCTTAGTCAGCAAATCGATGCTTTGAATTTAGATGTGTTTGTTACTTATAATGGACAACTGGTTTACAATGAGGAGAAAACGATTCGTTCTGCCCATTTTCCCGATGAAACACTTAAAAGAATTGTTTCATTTTCTGACCGTTACCACCGTCAAATTATGTTTGGTAGCCGAAAAAGCATGGAAGGAAGTTCTTTGATGCGTTTTGGTCAGAATAAATGGGCAAAAAAAATATCACGTTTTATCCCTAAACGGTTACCAATGACCTTGACAAAAAATCTGATAAGTCGTCTTTCGATCCATCGTAAAGATCAACGTTATGCTGAACTAAATATCTTAAAAGAACCGATCTATCAATGTGTATTATTGAGTCCGCCAAAAGAATTGGACATGTTAAAGGAACAATTGCCCGATTGTCATCTGACTCGTTCCAATCCCTATACAGTAGATATCATTCCAGCAGGTGGTTCTAAGTTGATCGGTATTCAGCAGTGTGCTGCATCACTTGGAATACAAATGGATGAGATCATGGCTTTTGGTGATAGCTGGAATGATTTAGAGATGTTGTCAGGAGTAGGCGTTGGTGTTGCAATGGGAAATGCGGAAAATGCAGTGAAACAAGCGGCTGATTTTGTTACACGATCAAATGAAGAAGATGGGATTTATCAGGCGTTACTCCATTATGGCGTTATTTCTGATAATAATTTCTAA
- a CDS encoding HAD family hydrolase, with translation MKIDDPFEKTEAFHERFDNRRPDVPTEFSAERAVARAGFKIEELVEFLYGSANNDPEKFEQMIEQLKESVDQAVEKVLSKEKIVTDPLVEQVDALVDLLYFTYGSFSLLGVNPTEIFSIVHEANMGKLFPDGKPHYHPVTHKVLKPDNWEKDFAPEPKIKAELERQRESKKER, from the coding sequence ATGAAGATCGATGATCCATTTGAAAAAACTGAGGCATTTCATGAGCGTTTTGATAATAGAAGACCGGATGTGCCAACGGAGTTTTCTGCTGAGCGTGCAGTAGCGCGAGCGGGGTTTAAGATAGAAGAATTAGTTGAGTTTTTATATGGATCGGCGAATAATGATCCAGAAAAATTTGAACAAATGATTGAACAGTTGAAAGAGTCTGTCGATCAGGCGGTCGAGAAAGTGTTGAGTAAAGAAAAAATCGTCACAGATCCTTTAGTTGAGCAAGTAGATGCACTAGTTGATTTACTTTATTTTACTTATGGGTCATTTTCACTTTTAGGTGTGAATCCGACAGAAATTTTTTCGATCGTTCATGAAGCGAATATGGGCAAATTATTCCCAGACGGGAAACCTCACTACCATCCCGTCACACACAAAGTACTTAAACCAGATAATTGGGAAAAGGACTTTGCTCCTGAACCAAAAATCAAAGCCGAGCTTGAACGACAACGCGAATCAAAAAAAGAACGTTAA
- a CDS encoding ABC transporter has product MNKSQLLELTRVNLRYANPQVTDRARKKGKSGKALTRALIGQYLLSGVLFLFIYGLTMFIIDFSKMPGYFTYYVALFGILAFSQGISVIYNVFFESQDLAAYLPLPFRQRTIFSAKILVVTLTVVPFVFPMFVVFLLTGWRSGIFIPLTLLLSIVLFVLIIALVFSICCLIVFGLTRTAIFKKHKKVVTSLLLGISMAIAIIGILSMNAQSSSIETSQVDRQPISLLMPVFHIASTPFSVAGMTSFAGLLLVLILLLGAIKLFILPKLYEQLADASASAGTRRRKHKTDQSLNQIFIDYNKQLLKEPNLIMQVLSSSLLMPVIFIVSFAFSGSLNLSHLEVRFIGVVFLTGVALAFMTTNQTSFISNLISLDQENFHFIRSLPISMRNYLKQKFIVGLVVQSILTGGIALAGGLLFRLPIVFLISLIVGALLGSYLLCLRFFARDHRLLLLDWTNLNQLFSRGSGNVGLVLTLLVSIFGSLIVLVGYGFAAAYFPFWPLNLAVLAVVVFISFLLILHYQKNFWQRFD; this is encoded by the coding sequence ATGAATAAAAGTCAGTTACTTGAATTAACACGTGTCAACCTTCGCTATGCAAACCCTCAGGTAACGGATCGGGCTAGAAAAAAAGGAAAAAGCGGAAAAGCCTTGACTCGTGCTTTGATCGGCCAGTATCTACTTTCTGGTGTTCTATTTCTATTTATTTACGGCTTAACAATGTTTATCATCGATTTCAGTAAAATGCCCGGTTATTTTACGTATTATGTCGCTTTGTTTGGGATTTTAGCTTTTTCTCAAGGGATTTCAGTCATTTATAATGTCTTTTTTGAAAGTCAGGATTTGGCCGCCTATTTGCCGCTGCCATTTCGTCAACGTACGATTTTTTCAGCTAAGATTCTTGTTGTGACATTAACTGTCGTACCTTTTGTTTTTCCTATGTTTGTCGTCTTTTTATTAACTGGCTGGCGGTCTGGAATATTTATCCCGCTAACGCTACTGCTTTCGATCGTTCTATTTGTTTTAATTATTGCTCTGGTTTTTTCTATCTGCTGTTTGATCGTTTTTGGTTTGACGAGAACGGCTATTTTTAAAAAACACAAGAAGGTCGTCACCAGCCTTTTGTTAGGTATTTCTATGGCGATCGCCATTATCGGGATTCTATCAATGAATGCTCAAAGTTCATCGATCGAAACAAGCCAAGTTGATAGACAACCGATCAGTTTGCTGATGCCTGTTTTCCATATTGCTTCCACACCTTTTTCAGTCGCTGGAATGACAAGCTTTGCTGGGCTTTTACTCGTACTTATTTTACTATTAGGTGCCATAAAACTATTTATTCTACCGAAACTGTACGAACAACTTGCTGATGCTTCAGCTTCTGCTGGAACTCGTCGGCGTAAACATAAAACGGATCAATCACTAAATCAGATATTCATCGACTATAACAAACAATTACTGAAAGAACCGAATTTGATCATGCAGGTGCTTTCCAGCTCTTTATTGATGCCTGTCATTTTCATTGTTTCTTTTGCTTTTAGCGGTTCGCTAAATTTGAGCCATTTAGAAGTACGCTTTATTGGTGTTGTCTTTTTGACAGGTGTTGCGCTAGCCTTTATGACAACGAATCAAACATCCTTTATCAGTAATCTTATTTCATTGGATCAAGAAAATTTTCATTTTATACGTTCATTACCGATTTCTATGCGTAATTATCTAAAACAAAAATTTATCGTTGGACTTGTGGTTCAATCGATTTTGACTGGCGGAATTGCTCTAGCTGGCGGCTTACTTTTTCGACTTCCGATCGTATTTCTTATTAGTCTGATAGTCGGTGCACTTTTAGGCAGTTATCTGCTTTGTTTACGATTTTTTGCTAGAGATCATCGCTTGCTTTTATTGGATTGGACTAATCTAAACCAATTATTCAGTCGAGGCAGCGGAAACGTGGGGTTAGTTTTGACTCTGCTCGTCTCAATATTTGGAAGCTTGATCGTTTTAGTGGGTTATGGTTTTGCTGCAGCTTACTTCCCATTTTGGCCCTTGAATTTAGCAGTATTGGCTGTAGTTGTATTCATTTCATTTCTATTGATTCTTCATTATCAAAAGAATTTTTGGCAACGGTTTGATTGA
- a CDS encoding ABC transporter ATP-binding protein: MIELVNVTKNYGTKQALKELNLSIKQGEIFGFLGHNGAGKSTTIKSLVSIIQPSSGSITIDGLLLSEHREAIKKKIAYVPDTPDIFLQLTAGEYWDLIGAAYELDASKKQQRLDELTSLFDMKSHQEETLAGFSHGMRQKTIIIGALLPDPDIWILDEPLQGLDPQAAFDLKQMMKAHAAKGKTVIFSTHALDTAQQLCDELAILKKGELIYNGSVEELLEQSPNESLEEIYLKMAGRQSDAQLTQTLEGEQYE; this comes from the coding sequence ATGATTGAATTGGTCAACGTAACGAAGAATTACGGTACGAAGCAAGCATTAAAAGAACTGAATTTGAGCATCAAACAGGGTGAAATTTTTGGTTTTTTAGGTCATAACGGTGCTGGTAAATCCACAACGATCAAAAGTTTAGTAAGTATTATCCAGCCTTCAAGCGGTTCTATCACAATCGACGGATTATTATTATCTGAACATCGTGAAGCAATCAAGAAAAAAATTGCCTATGTTCCTGATACACCTGATATTTTTTTACAATTAACTGCTGGTGAATATTGGGACTTGATCGGAGCAGCTTACGAACTTGATGCTTCAAAAAAGCAACAGCGGCTAGATGAGCTTACCTCCTTATTCGACATGAAAAGTCACCAAGAAGAAACATTAGCCGGTTTTTCACATGGTATGCGGCAAAAAACGATTATTATTGGCGCCTTGCTGCCAGACCCTGACATTTGGATCTTGGACGAACCGTTACAAGGACTAGATCCGCAAGCGGCATTTGACCTGAAACAAATGATGAAAGCTCATGCTGCGAAAGGAAAAACCGTAATCTTTTCAACTCATGCCTTGGATACTGCCCAACAATTGTGTGATGAGCTCGCCATTTTGAAAAAAGGAGAACTGATTTACAATGGTTCTGTAGAGGAATTACTGGAGCAATCTCCCAACGAGTCATTAGAAGAAATCTACTTAAAAATGGCTGGTCGTCAGTCGGATGCACAACTAACTCAAACACTTGAAGGTGAACAGTATGAATAA
- a CDS encoding aspartate kinase encodes MKVIKFGGSSLASAAQLEKVLTIVKEDASRKFVVVSAPGKRSSDDIKVTDLLIAYYNAYLNNEKTTAAIEKIVARYEAILDELNMSKEILADITKAIQQLATLPKENNPHLLDAFLASGEDNNAKLVAAFFQQRGLNACYKSPLDLGLIVTDEPGNARILPSSLSKINAFKATEEILVIPGFFGFTESGEICTFSRGGSDITGSIVAAGVEAEIYENFTDVDGIFVAHPGIVREPKTITELTYREMRELAYAGFAVLHDEALMPAYRANIPVVIKNTNNPSHPGTLITTSRMVKHDPVVGIASDQGFASIYISKYLMNRELGFGRRLLQILEELGLSYEHMPSGIDDISIILRERQLTVEIEEELMERLEKELEPDELRITHGLSMLMIVGEGMRQRIGVMADSTAALAENRINLEMINQGSSEVSIMFGIREDQEKRAIQALYQTFFADLNS; translated from the coding sequence GTGAAAGTCATAAAATTCGGAGGCAGCTCTTTAGCTTCTGCTGCTCAATTAGAAAAAGTTTTAACCATTGTAAAAGAAGACGCTTCACGAAAGTTTGTCGTTGTTTCAGCTCCTGGAAAGCGTTCATCAGATGATATCAAAGTAACAGATTTATTGATAGCCTATTACAATGCGTATTTAAATAATGAAAAAACGACAGCTGCTATTGAAAAAATCGTTGCCCGCTACGAAGCGATCCTTGATGAACTTAACATGAGTAAGGAAATTTTAGCAGATATTACAAAAGCGATCCAACAATTAGCCACATTACCAAAAGAAAATAATCCACATCTACTCGATGCCTTTTTGGCTAGCGGTGAAGATAACAATGCCAAATTGGTTGCAGCATTTTTCCAACAACGAGGATTGAACGCTTGTTACAAAAGCCCGCTGGATTTGGGCTTGATCGTTACAGATGAACCAGGAAATGCACGTATTTTGCCATCCTCATTAAGTAAAATCAATGCCTTTAAAGCAACTGAAGAGATCTTGGTCATCCCTGGTTTCTTTGGTTTCACGGAATCAGGTGAGATTTGTACGTTTTCAAGAGGCGGCTCTGACATCACAGGATCGATCGTCGCAGCTGGTGTAGAAGCGGAGATTTATGAGAACTTTACCGATGTTGATGGTATTTTTGTTGCTCATCCGGGCATCGTACGCGAGCCAAAAACAATCACTGAATTGACCTATCGTGAAATGCGCGAGCTAGCGTATGCTGGTTTTGCTGTTCTTCACGATGAAGCATTGATGCCTGCTTACCGTGCAAATATTCCAGTGGTGATCAAAAACACGAATAACCCTTCTCACCCAGGAACATTGATCACAACTTCTCGGATGGTCAAACATGATCCAGTGGTTGGAATCGCAAGTGACCAAGGTTTTGCCAGCATTTACATTAGCAAGTACTTGATGAATAGAGAATTAGGATTTGGACGACGTCTACTGCAGATTTTAGAAGAATTAGGCTTAAGCTATGAACATATGCCTTCTGGAATCGATGATATTTCGATTATTTTAAGAGAACGTCAACTGACAGTTGAAATTGAAGAAGAATTGATGGAACGCCTAGAAAAAGAACTTGAGCCAGATGAATTACGAATCACACATGGTTTATCTATGCTGATGATCGTCGGTGAAGGGATGCGTCAACGAATCGGGGTGATGGCTGACAGTACAGCTGCACTTGCAGAAAATAGAATCAACTTGGAAATGATCAACCAAGGATCTTCTGAAGTCAGTATCATGTTTGGCATTCGTGAAGATCAAGAAAAAAGAGCAATACAGGCACTCTATCAAACATTTTTTGCAGATTTAAACAGTTAA
- a CDS encoding HAD family hydrolase translates to MKPKYEGIIFDMDGVLVDSESFYYQRRKAFLKEYGLSIEKIPVALFVGADMRSLWQLILEENETEYDEAFLTEKYHQYKINHPIDYSELIEPNAKKVLQFLKRKGYKIGLASSSKMDVIQEVLRVGQLTSFFDVVVTGSEFKRSKPDPKIYEHTVKELGIAVEDCLAIEDSEKGILSAHSAGLTVWALKDTQFGMDQTLADDNLESLSGVCKKLQELDKIGYTG, encoded by the coding sequence ATGAAACCAAAATACGAAGGGATCATTTTCGATATGGATGGGGTCTTAGTTGATAGTGAATCATTTTACTACCAGCGTCGAAAAGCCTTTCTTAAAGAATATGGGTTATCCATCGAGAAGATACCGGTCGCATTGTTTGTTGGGGCAGATATGCGTAGTTTATGGCAATTGATCCTTGAAGAAAATGAAACAGAATATGATGAAGCTTTTTTAACTGAAAAATATCATCAATATAAAATAAACCATCCGATCGACTATAGTGAGTTGATCGAGCCGAATGCCAAAAAGGTCTTACAATTTTTGAAAAGAAAAGGGTACAAAATCGGTTTGGCCTCGTCATCAAAAATGGATGTCATTCAGGAAGTATTGAGAGTTGGACAGTTAACTAGCTTTTTTGACGTAGTTGTAACTGGTTCTGAGTTTAAAAGAAGTAAACCCGATCCTAAAATCTATGAACATACAGTAAAGGAATTAGGGATAGCAGTAGAAGATTGTTTGGCTATCGAAGATTCTGAAAAAGGCATTCTTTCAGCTCACAGTGCTGGATTGACTGTTTGGGCATTGAAAGATACTCAGTTCGGCATGGATCAGACACTGGCAGATGATAATCTGGAGTCACTAAGTGGTGTGTGTAAAAAGTTGCAAGAGTTGGATAAAATAGGTTACACTGGCTAA
- the ezrA gene encoding septation ring formation regulator EzrA: protein MKNNLIIIVVLAIIIIAAVLYLVGFFMRKKNQMKLDNLEKRKEELFDLPVIEEVDDVKKMHMVGQSQNTFREWNQRWTEISTRSFAELESQIFEVEELNESFRFMKAKKAVASAEDTMDEMESEVEIIRNGLRELRESEERNSLEVQKALDVYEELSKLLHDEKAEFGSAYPELQKQIKNIELEFTQFVTLNTSGDPIEAREVLENAERHTYELDDVMKRIPPLYDELTRTFPDQLKEIEEGYKRLLADHYVFPEKNFTEELRRVQKRVKNSTVDLEKTEVDAVEVANRDTANAIDALYEIMEREMNAKKYVVTNHKVVGDYIAHTLKNNRQLMIELDHTSQSYTLNHNELGRSRGFQSEIEELIRRYEDFEPKLKEHTIPYSEVQAFFKDCYKILNDIENQQVEIDDSLKELRKGEKIAQEKVDQYDFRLRNIKRYVEKQRLPGLPADYLEFFFVATDRIEELSKALNRIRINMEEIKKLSDLCNEDLDLLDKKTNDLVNSAALTEQMMQYANRYRHTHEAIRVAMENSLELFSKEYRYQDALDEIGTALERVEPGAFRRIEDFYFNNLDAI from the coding sequence ATGAAGAATAATCTGATCATTATCGTAGTTTTAGCTATAATAATCATCGCAGCTGTTTTGTATTTAGTTGGATTTTTTATGAGAAAGAAAAATCAAATGAAACTCGATAATCTGGAAAAGAGGAAAGAAGAGCTGTTTGACTTACCGGTGATCGAAGAAGTTGACGATGTCAAAAAGATGCATATGGTTGGTCAAAGCCAAAACACATTTAGAGAATGGAATCAACGTTGGACAGAAATCTCGACTCGCTCTTTTGCAGAACTGGAAAGTCAGATATTTGAAGTTGAAGAGCTGAATGAATCTTTTCGTTTTATGAAAGCCAAAAAAGCCGTTGCTTCAGCAGAAGATACGATGGACGAAATGGAATCAGAAGTCGAAATCATTCGTAACGGATTAAGAGAGCTGCGTGAAAGTGAAGAACGTAATTCACTTGAAGTTCAAAAAGCGCTGGATGTTTATGAAGAACTTAGCAAGTTGCTTCATGATGAAAAAGCTGAATTTGGTTCAGCCTATCCTGAACTACAAAAACAAATCAAAAATATCGAACTTGAGTTTACTCAATTCGTTACATTGAATACCTCTGGAGATCCGATCGAAGCGCGTGAAGTACTGGAGAATGCTGAACGTCATACCTATGAATTAGATGATGTTATGAAACGTATTCCACCACTTTATGATGAACTGACTAGAACGTTCCCAGACCAATTGAAAGAAATCGAAGAAGGATACAAGCGTCTGCTTGCAGATCACTATGTATTTCCTGAAAAGAATTTTACTGAAGAATTGAGACGTGTTCAAAAACGCGTGAAGAATTCAACCGTCGATTTGGAAAAAACAGAAGTGGATGCAGTAGAAGTAGCAAACCGTGATACAGCGAATGCCATCGATGCATTATATGAAATCATGGAACGTGAAATGAATGCGAAGAAATACGTAGTTACGAATCATAAAGTTGTTGGTGACTACATTGCACATACGTTAAAAAATAATCGCCAATTGATGATCGAATTAGATCATACTTCACAAAGCTATACGTTGAATCATAATGAGTTAGGTCGCTCAAGAGGCTTCCAATCGGAGATCGAAGAATTGATCCGTCGTTATGAAGATTTTGAACCAAAATTAAAAGAACATACAATTCCTTATTCAGAAGTTCAAGCATTCTTCAAAGATTGCTACAAAATTCTTAATGATATCGAAAATCAACAAGTTGAAATCGATGACTCATTAAAAGAATTACGAAAAGGTGAAAAAATTGCACAAGAGAAAGTCGATCAATATGATTTCCGTTTGCGTAATATCAAACGTTATGTTGAAAAACAACGTTTACCAGGACTACCAGCGGATTACTTGGAATTTTTCTTTGTAGCAACTGACCGTATTGAAGAATTAAGTAAAGCCCTGAATAGAATCCGAATCAACATGGAAGAAATCAAAAAACTTTCTGATTTATGTAATGAAGACTTGGATCTATTAGATAAGAAAACGAATGATTTGGTCAATTCAGCTGCGTTGACAGAACAAATGATGCAGTATGCAAATCGTTATCGCCATACGCATGAAGCAATTCGTGTAGCAATGGAAAATAGTTTAGAACTTTTCTCAAAAGAATACAGATACCAAGATGCATTGGATGAAATTGGCACAGCACTAGAACGAGTTGAGCCAGGCGCATTCAGAAGAATCGAAGATTTCTATTTCAATAATCTTGATGCCATCTAA
- a CDS encoding cysteine desulfurase family protein codes for MIYFDNSATTAVYPQVLDTYVKTSQRIIGNPSSLHDLGTQAGRLLEKAREQIAELMQVKTSEIYFTSGGTEGDNWVLKGTALEKKQFGRHIIISNVEHPAVSETAEQLAQNGFELSIAPVDENGRVKVDELVKLIRKDTILVSVMAVNNEVGTIQPIQEISECLEAYPTIHFHVDAVQAIGKVSQDEWLTDRVDFATFSAHKFHGPRGVGFIYWKHGRKLEPLLNGGGQEMNHRSGTENVAGIVSMAKALRLYMDKRNEKPEHTAIIRRYLLEALQEYSNVAIFSKDTPEFAPHILCFALKGVRGEVLVHAFEEKQIYTSTTSACSSRKKIASSTLHAMKVPDSLATSAIRVSLDESNTIAEAEQFMIIFNQLYKKFSILN; via the coding sequence ATGATTTATTTTGATAATAGCGCAACGACAGCTGTTTATCCTCAGGTGTTGGATACTTATGTAAAAACGAGTCAGCGAATCATCGGTAATCCCTCAAGTCTTCATGATTTAGGAACGCAGGCAGGCCGCTTGCTGGAAAAAGCCCGTGAGCAAATTGCAGAGCTGATGCAAGTCAAAACAAGTGAAATCTATTTTACCAGTGGTGGAACAGAAGGAGACAATTGGGTATTGAAAGGGACGGCGCTGGAGAAAAAACAGTTCGGACGTCATATCATTATTTCAAATGTGGAGCATCCAGCGGTTTCAGAAACGGCTGAACAATTAGCCCAAAATGGATTTGAACTTTCAATCGCACCAGTAGATGAAAATGGTCGTGTTAAGGTAGATGAGTTAGTAAAACTGATTCGTAAGGACACCATTCTTGTGTCTGTTATGGCTGTGAACAACGAAGTTGGTACGATCCAGCCGATTCAGGAAATTAGCGAATGTTTAGAAGCTTACCCAACGATTCATTTTCATGTCGATGCGGTACAGGCAATTGGTAAAGTAAGTCAAGACGAATGGTTGACTGATCGAGTTGATTTTGCGACCTTTTCAGCACATAAATTTCACGGTCCTAGAGGTGTTGGTTTTATTTACTGGAAGCATGGTCGAAAATTAGAGCCGCTGTTAAATGGTGGCGGTCAAGAAATGAATCACCGCAGTGGAACTGAAAATGTGGCTGGAATTGTTTCGATGGCAAAAGCATTACGTTTATATATGGATAAAAGAAATGAGAAACCAGAACATACAGCAATTATCCGTCGTTATCTTCTTGAAGCTTTACAAGAGTATAGTAATGTAGCAATTTTTTCAAAAGATACGCCAGAATTTGCTCCCCATATTTTGTGTTTTGCACTAAAAGGCGTACGCGGAGAAGTACTGGTTCATGCGTTTGAAGAAAAGCAAATTTACACGTCGACCACTAGCGCCTGCTCAAGTCGAAAAAAAATTGCCAGCAGTACATTACACGCAATGAAGGTCCCGGATTCCTTAGCAACTTCGGCGATTCGTGTGAGCTTGGATGAGAGCAATACGATTGCAGAGGCTGAGCAGTTTATGATTATTTTTAATCAGTTATATAAGAAATTTTCGATATTGAATTAG
- the thiI gene encoding tRNA uracil 4-sulfurtransferase ThiI — translation MNYTEIMVRYGELSTKGKNKKSFISQLAYNVKRNLGDFPAVKIHADRDRMHLLLNGEDSTQIIPRLEKIFGIQNFSPSVQVEKEMPAIREMVQTIIKTIYQPGQTFKITSKRSDHNFELDSNELNRELGSAVFEVCPEITVQMKKPDIEIRVEIRNEGAYLSYETIKGAGGLPVGTGGRGMLMLSGGIDSPVAGYLAMKRGVEVEAVHFASPPYTSEQALQKAKDLAAKIAPYGGSMQFIEVPFTEIQEEIKRVVPEGYLMTVTRRMMLRLTDAIREERKGLVIINGESLGQVASQTLQSMVAINEVTNTPIIRPVVSMDKGEIIEIAEKIDTFELAIQPFEDCCTIFAPPQPKTRPRLDKAQAYEARLDVEGLMKRAMAGLKVSEITETSEQSEEFADLL, via the coding sequence TTGAACTATACAGAAATTATGGTTCGCTACGGCGAACTTTCAACAAAAGGGAAAAATAAAAAGAGCTTCATCTCTCAACTTGCATACAATGTAAAACGGAATCTAGGTGATTTTCCCGCAGTTAAAATTCATGCTGACCGTGATCGTATGCATTTACTACTTAATGGAGAAGACAGCACGCAAATTATTCCTAGATTGGAAAAAATCTTTGGCATTCAAAATTTTTCTCCTAGTGTTCAGGTAGAAAAAGAGATGCCTGCCATTCGTGAAATGGTACAAACGATCATCAAAACAATTTATCAACCAGGTCAAACATTTAAAATTACATCAAAACGTTCTGATCATAATTTTGAGTTGGATTCTAATGAGTTGAATCGTGAATTAGGCAGCGCAGTCTTTGAAGTTTGCCCGGAAATAACTGTTCAAATGAAAAAGCCTGATATCGAAATTCGAGTTGAAATACGAAACGAAGGCGCCTATCTTTCTTACGAAACGATCAAAGGTGCTGGCGGCTTACCAGTTGGAACTGGAGGTCGTGGCATGTTGATGCTTTCCGGTGGAATCGATTCACCTGTAGCTGGCTATTTAGCCATGAAACGTGGCGTAGAAGTAGAAGCAGTCCATTTTGCCAGTCCACCATATACTAGCGAACAAGCATTACAAAAAGCCAAAGATTTAGCAGCAAAAATCGCACCCTATGGCGGCAGTATGCAATTTATTGAAGTGCCATTTACGGAAATCCAAGAAGAAATCAAGCGAGTCGTTCCAGAAGGCTATTTGATGACGGTTACCCGTCGAATGATGTTGCGCTTAACAGATGCAATTCGTGAAGAACGAAAAGGGCTAGTGATCATCAATGGTGAATCTTTAGGTCAAGTCGCATCTCAAACCTTACAAAGTATGGTGGCAATCAATGAAGTAACAAATACACCGATCATTCGTCCAGTTGTCTCAATGGATAAAGGTGAAATCATTGAAATTGCTGAAAAAATCGATACCTTTGAACTTGCGATCCAGCCGTTTGAAGATTGCTGTACGATTTTTGCTCCGCCGCAACCAAAAACGAGACCAAGACTAGATAAGGCACAAGCTTATGAAGCGCGTCTAGATGTAGAAGGCTTGATGAAACGTGCTATGGCTGGTCTAAAAGTTAGTGAAATAACTGAAACGAGTGAACAATCAGAAGAATTTGCTGATTTACTATAA
- a CDS encoding redox-sensing transcriptional repressor Rex: MKELHKEKKMPKATAKRLPLYLRYLKMLGDSGVTRIKSKEFSDVIQVPPATIRRDFSHLGELGRSGYGYDVPYLIDVFSHILNTQEEKRIALIGCGNLGKALVKNNFRRNENLNIVCAFDSSEAIVGLSIDDIVIQPMEKLKEEVEKTGVTVAISTVPSQFAQEAIDKIVDAGITAILNFAPDRVTVPHNVNVQYIDLTTELQTLIYFDETFTSNRA, encoded by the coding sequence ATGAAAGAATTACATAAAGAAAAGAAGATGCCAAAAGCAACTGCGAAACGACTGCCTTTATATTTACGTTATTTAAAAATGCTGGGGGATTCTGGTGTCACAAGAATCAAATCGAAAGAATTCAGTGATGTGATCCAAGTACCGCCGGCTACGATCCGTCGTGATTTTTCTCACTTGGGGGAATTAGGACGCAGTGGGTATGGCTATGATGTACCGTATTTAATTGATGTATTCAGTCATATTTTAAATACGCAAGAAGAAAAGAGAATTGCGCTGATCGGTTGTGGAAATCTAGGTAAAGCCTTAGTGAAAAATAATTTTCGTCGTAATGAAAATTTGAATATCGTTTGTGCTTTTGACTCCTCAGAAGCAATCGTAGGCCTGTCGATCGATGATATTGTGATCCAGCCAATGGAAAAATTAAAGGAAGAAGTTGAAAAAACGGGTGTAACTGTTGCGATTTCGACAGTTCCAAGTCAATTTGCGCAAGAGGCTATCGACAAAATTGTTGATGCAGGAATCACGGCTATTCTGAATTTTGCACCAGACCGGGTGACAGTCCCTCATAATGTGAATGTTCAATATATTGATTTGACGACAGAATTACAGACATTGATCTACTTTGACGAGACCTTTACTAGTAACAGAGCTTAA